Proteins encoded in a region of the Clostridium beijerinckii genome:
- a CDS encoding redox-sensing transcriptional repressor Rex: MEKHKNISMAVIKRLPKYHRYLEELMKNEVDRISSKELGEKIGFTASQIRQDLNCFGDFGQQGYGYNVKELYTQISAILGLDRGYEAALVGAGNIGQAVSNYSRFENLGFKITAIFDANPKLIGMKIRDVEIMDIDEMELVLEEHKIDIGIICVPRKNAQVVADELIRGGVRAIWNFAPVDLVVPDHVKVENVHLSESLLTLIYLLNESES, from the coding sequence ATGGAAAAGCATAAAAATATATCGATGGCAGTTATCAAAAGGTTGCCTAAGTATCATAGATATCTTGAAGAACTTATGAAAAATGAGGTGGATAGAATTTCTTCAAAGGAATTAGGAGAAAAGATTGGCTTTACTGCATCACAAATTAGACAAGATTTAAATTGTTTTGGAGATTTTGGACAACAAGGTTATGGATATAATGTTAAGGAACTATATACCCAAATTAGCGCTATATTGGGATTAGACAGAGGTTATGAAGCTGCACTGGTTGGCGCTGGAAATATAGGGCAAGCAGTTTCGAATTATTCTAGATTTGAAAATTTAGGATTTAAGATAACAGCAATATTTGATGCAAATCCTAAATTAATAGGAATGAAAATCAGAGATGTAGAAATAATGGATATAGACGAAATGGAATTAGTACTAGAAGAACATAAAATAGATATTGGTATAATTTGTGTTCCTAGAAAAAATGCGCAAGTTGTCGCTGATGAATTAATAAGGGGTGGAGTAAGAGCAATTTGGAATTTTGCACCTGTAGATTTAGTAGTTCCAGATCATGTAAAAGTAGAAAATGTGCATCTAAGTGAAAGTTTATTGACTTTAATTTATTTGTTAAATGAGAGTGAAAGTTAA